A window of Methanolobus sediminis contains these coding sequences:
- a CDS encoding glycosyltransferase, giving the protein MVESQNQLVDIVFFSDIFWDALWQRHHHLLTRFPSDWRILFIEPTSIPVLLKEPRRLFVRQENNITIVSLPLIPIIDRIGRLRQINDFFILTWLRVVLKKRKFICSVLFYCEPRFSSLIGKLNEKMVAFDYIDDKLAFSNVPKWMNSYLNRLIDQSDVVFASSTRLYRSVFEYKNSDVFLITNGVDVDHFQKTFEELPVPEDIKKIRKPIIGYIGAIADWVDFDIIAKISKEHPNMSILMVGPQLPNVKSDIDYLKKLPNVYFLGKKPYELLPNYLRHFDICIIPFKVNNLTLSSNPIKFYEYLSAGKKVISVDLPEIKAFENYAYIAKNSSEFIKLIPLIMDKENNIETSLQTMEECTWERKTKTMVDLIVKKLAELNHN; this is encoded by the coding sequence ATGGTAGAATCCCAAAATCAGTTAGTCGATATTGTATTTTTTTCGGATATTTTTTGGGATGCCTTATGGCAGAGACACCACCATCTGCTGACCAGATTTCCTTCCGACTGGCGAATACTCTTCATTGAACCGACATCAATTCCGGTTCTTCTAAAAGAACCTAGGAGATTGTTTGTAAGGCAAGAAAATAATATTACTATCGTGTCTCTTCCTCTGATTCCTATAATTGATAGGATAGGAAGATTAAGGCAAATCAATGATTTTTTTATCTTAACTTGGCTTCGCGTGGTTTTGAAAAAAAGAAAATTTATATGCTCAGTTCTGTTTTATTGTGAACCCAGATTCTCTTCTTTGATAGGAAAATTGAATGAGAAAATGGTTGCTTTTGATTATATTGACGATAAACTTGCATTTTCAAACGTTCCAAAATGGATGAACTCTTATTTGAATAGATTAATTGATCAGTCTGATGTAGTTTTTGCATCTTCAACTCGTTTGTACAGAAGTGTATTTGAATATAAAAACAGTGACGTATTTTTGATTACAAACGGGGTTGATGTCGACCATTTCCAAAAAACATTTGAAGAACTTCCTGTTCCAGAAGACATAAAGAAAATAAGGAAGCCAATAATTGGCTATATTGGAGCTATTGCTGATTGGGTTGATTTTGACATAATAGCTAAAATTTCCAAAGAACATCCAAATATGTCTATTTTAATGGTGGGTCCGCAGCTTCCAAATGTAAAAAGTGATATTGATTATCTAAAAAAGCTACCAAATGTTTATTTTTTAGGAAAAAAACCATATGAACTTTTGCCAAATTATCTTAGGCATTTTGATATTTGCATAATACCTTTTAAAGTCAATAATTTAACACTGAGTTCAAATCCAATCAAGTTTTATGAATATCTTTCAGCTGGAAAAAAAGTGATTTCAGTAGACTTGCCTGAAATAAAAGCATTTGAGAATTACGCCTATATTGCGAAAAACTCAAGCGAATTTATCAAACTGATTCCTTTGATAATGGACAAGGAAAACAATATAGAAACTTCCCTCCAAACAATGGAGGAATGCACTTGGGAACGAAAAACGAAAACTATGGTTGATTTAATTGTTAAGAAGCTTGCAGAATTGAATCATAATTGA
- a CDS encoding UDP-N-acetylglucosamine--N-acetylmuramyl-(pentapeptide) pyrophosphoryl-undecaprenol N-acetylglucosamine transferase — protein MHEYRANSDKRMIFLIFVCGEGLGHTGRCISLAAEMLNSGHTVFIGAYGYSQKLIEESGLIVEDIPRELSLSGKKGSFDLKSSIFSTVKGISLGNINSVTRLIERTKPDFVISDGYYSGIIAARRKKVPVCMIVNQSSMQDFFRGKGFTIGVVGFAVKKFYTWIYMNVNVIFVPDFAPPFTICGSNLSFPDEVKGKIRFCGPVLRKKYEKVIPIKDLKHPHVLCSIGGFGYRLQIFKTLLEAAKMDDSINYTLIGGPDLDYDLLEDVPENVDIRRLIPDPFPYYRSVDVVICTGGHGTITESLSYGLPVISFPDKSHNEQENNAKFIEDNGYGRRLSYSVTSEGLLQAIRTLIDDEKYRSNVSVLKEQALMSQGSTFIRKKLEGYLSSVSL, from the coding sequence ATGCATGAGTACCGGGCTAATTCTGATAAACGTATGATCTTTCTGATTTTCGTATGTGGGGAAGGACTTGGGCACACCGGGCGATGTATTTCTCTTGCAGCTGAAATGTTGAATTCAGGTCACACAGTCTTCATAGGTGCCTATGGGTATTCACAAAAATTAATTGAAGAATCAGGACTCATTGTTGAAGATATTCCCCGGGAGCTCAGTCTTAGTGGCAAAAAGGGCTCATTTGATCTTAAAAGCTCCATATTTTCAACAGTAAAAGGCATTTCCTTAGGTAACATCAATTCAGTTACCAGGTTGATAGAAAGAACAAAGCCGGATTTTGTGATCTCAGATGGATACTACTCCGGAATTATAGCTGCCAGGCGAAAAAAAGTTCCTGTATGTATGATAGTCAACCAGTCAAGTATGCAGGACTTTTTCAGGGGCAAGGGTTTTACAATAGGAGTAGTGGGCTTTGCAGTAAAGAAATTCTACACATGGATCTACATGAATGTAAATGTTATATTCGTTCCTGATTTTGCTCCACCTTTTACTATATGTGGTTCAAATCTTTCATTTCCTGATGAAGTAAAGGGCAAGATAAGATTCTGTGGACCTGTGCTCAGAAAAAAATACGAGAAGGTCATTCCAATAAAAGACCTGAAGCATCCGCATGTACTTTGCAGCATAGGTGGCTTCGGTTATCGTCTCCAGATATTCAAAACCCTGTTAGAAGCTGCAAAAATGGATGATAGTATCAATTATACTTTGATAGGTGGGCCTGATCTGGACTATGATCTCCTTGAAGATGTCCCTGAAAATGTGGATATTCGTCGCCTTATTCCTGATCCTTTCCCCTATTACAGGTCGGTAGATGTCGTTATCTGTACAGGTGGTCATGGAACAATTACGGAGTCTCTAAGCTACGGACTTCCGGTTATCTCATTCCCTGATAAATCACATAATGAACAGGAAAATAATGCGAAGTTCATCGAAGATAATGGATATGGCAGAAGGTTATCCTATTCCGTGACATCGGAAGGACTATTGCAGGCTATCCGCACTCTTATAGACGATGAAAAATACAGGTCAAATGTGTCTGTATTAAAAGAGCAGGCACTGATGAGCCAAGGGTCTACTTTCATAAGGAAAAAGCTGGAGGGGTATTTATCCTCAGTTTCCTTGTAA
- a CDS encoding PHP domain-containing protein, whose amino-acid sequence MFRKQNSTMQRIIASDRAEELLENGWHKADLHVHTSCSYDVPASKFTKPENLFQKGLAEGLNFVTFTDHDTVKAYDRMGWNRDKLTTGVELSITDMENVGHTIHINAFEFDKGQYFEMETIVQKKQDVHMLLDYFRDNDILHMYNHPFWFKPGEKPNIMAVPELAKHFPVIEYNMQDLKQKNFFSMILAQRFKKGMAVTTDSHTGRIGRVHTLAKGDTFREYFKNIEKGKSYMMIDEPIWKHISHEMNAWVELVFNMEKRMPYEGDYSTGVEVFDRVVGLVCGDNRDKHPHMYSMTMHFAQQFFGSGLPFLLYRISKQPQVTRIGRVVNS is encoded by the coding sequence GTGTTCCGGAAACAGAATAGCACGATGCAAAGAATAATTGCATCTGACAGGGCGGAAGAGCTTCTTGAAAACGGCTGGCACAAAGCAGACCTGCATGTGCATACCTCCTGTTCCTACGATGTACCGGCAAGCAAATTCACAAAACCGGAGAATCTTTTTCAAAAAGGACTTGCTGAGGGCCTTAATTTTGTGACATTTACAGATCATGATACTGTAAAAGCATATGACAGAATGGGATGGAACAGGGACAAGTTGACTACCGGAGTAGAATTATCCATTACCGACATGGAAAATGTCGGACACACAATCCACATAAATGCTTTTGAATTTGATAAAGGACAATATTTTGAGATGGAGACTATTGTACAGAAAAAGCAGGATGTCCATATGCTTCTTGATTATTTCAGAGATAATGATATCCTGCACATGTACAACCACCCATTCTGGTTCAAACCGGGAGAAAAGCCAAATATCATGGCTGTGCCTGAGCTTGCAAAGCATTTCCCGGTGATTGAATATAACATGCAAGATCTGAAACAGAAGAACTTTTTCTCAATGATTCTGGCACAGCGTTTCAAGAAAGGAATGGCTGTGACCACTGATAGTCACACAGGCAGGATCGGAAGAGTTCATACTCTTGCAAAAGGAGATACATTCAGAGAGTATTTCAAAAACATCGAGAAAGGTAAGTCTTACATGATGATCGATGAACCTATCTGGAAACATATCAGCCATGAAATGAATGCATGGGTAGAGCTTGTTTTCAATATGGAAAAACGTATGCCATACGAGGGTGACTACTCTACCGGAGTGGAGGTATTCGATAGAGTTGTCGGCCTCGTGTGCGGTGACAATCGAGATAAACATCCACACATGTACAGTATGACAATGCACTTTGCACAGCAGTTCTTTGGTTCCGGTCTGCCCTTTCTGTTATACAGGATATCAAAACAACCGCAGGTTACAAGAATCGGACGCGTTGTTAATAGTTAA
- a CDS encoding oligosaccharyl transferase, archaeosortase A system-associated translates to MKNSQKLISNKLILLFPLLFAFLIRILTLFSAYSNGKITFIGFDSFYHIRRIVYTVHHFPNTITFDPYLNYPFGFEIGWPPLYDQLIAGLALIVGNGNPSINTIEIVSAIFPALIGALTILPLYYLASTVFEKRTALISALILSLIPAHLAISEVGFTDHHVAEVFLSTTAYALFAVSLKYGHEVNLSVSNIKNRDIKLILKPIVLAVAAGCILTIAVFTWLGSPIFLGIIGIYAFVQLTIDVKNERLSEYVLISVIATYMTIFLLVLPVIGRLLRPDLNMSGMFISWFHVLFILSLLIMSLLGGIIANIFIKKEIHWKYYVASVLAISMTGAVLINIALPNFYHNVVAGIHYLIGSSGFLETITEARPILFDETFTTSHVWSSFTIFSLTAVMGLFAFVTDMHKKNYSSEMLFFCTWTAIILILTLYQRRFAYMLAINFAILSGYFTNTLYNIWKNEQEQNKKRKTKKEASKTPLWETITNITIISIFMIIISFFFFAPIVDTVSNPGIPSADWQESLNWLESNSLETSFYLEMNNSPEYGVLSWWDYGNWILYMAKRPVVANNFQTGVEDSARFFITSNRSESLSILEKRNVKYVITDNLMTTGKFKSIFDISGESSYKGKEIEEFIQGEDFLKTTLFKLHLFDGSGIGYLRLIHESEWGGLNEGVYNFYQNYTYNKNVKVFEYVPGAIVEGFANPEQKVYARTNVTLSNGRVFEYQNEATANESGWYELKLPYSTIDTPYNSTVENYRITVDVNSSLVKEVHVTEKDVMSGNRLRTDLS, encoded by the coding sequence ATGAAAAATAGTCAAAAACTGATCAGTAATAAATTAATACTTTTGTTCCCATTATTATTCGCATTCCTGATAAGAATATTAACATTATTCAGTGCATACTCTAATGGAAAGATCACATTCATTGGTTTTGACTCATTTTATCATATAAGGCGTATTGTCTATACAGTTCATCATTTTCCCAACACTATCACTTTCGACCCTTATCTAAACTATCCTTTTGGATTTGAGATCGGATGGCCACCCCTCTATGACCAGCTAATAGCAGGTCTTGCATTAATTGTTGGCAATGGTAACCCCAGTATAAACACAATCGAAATTGTTAGTGCGATATTTCCTGCATTAATTGGAGCTTTGACAATATTACCCCTATATTATCTGGCTTCAACGGTATTTGAAAAAAGAACCGCATTAATAAGCGCACTCATACTTTCTTTAATTCCTGCTCACCTAGCGATATCCGAAGTAGGTTTTACCGACCATCATGTAGCAGAAGTATTTCTCTCTACTACTGCTTACGCATTATTTGCAGTTTCCCTGAAATATGGACATGAAGTAAATCTTTCGGTCTCAAACATCAAAAACCGGGATATAAAACTGATTCTGAAACCCATCGTACTAGCGGTAGCTGCCGGATGTATACTTACCATTGCAGTTTTCACATGGCTGGGATCCCCTATATTCCTGGGTATAATCGGAATATATGCTTTTGTTCAGTTAACAATTGATGTCAAAAACGAAAGGCTTTCTGAATACGTACTGATAAGTGTGATTGCAACTTATATGACAATATTTCTGCTGGTGTTACCTGTCATAGGAAGACTTCTCAGGCCTGATCTAAATATGAGCGGAATGTTCATTTCCTGGTTCCATGTCCTGTTCATCCTTTCCTTACTAATAATGTCATTACTGGGAGGAATAATCGCAAACATCTTCATTAAAAAGGAAATACACTGGAAATACTATGTTGCATCGGTTCTGGCAATCTCTATGACAGGAGCGGTTTTAATTAACATTGCGCTTCCCAACTTTTACCACAATGTAGTTGCAGGCATACATTACTTAATTGGAAGTAGCGGATTTCTGGAAACCATTACTGAAGCACGTCCTATACTATTCGACGAGACATTTACAACCAGCCATGTCTGGAGCAGCTTTACCATATTCAGTTTAACAGCTGTTATGGGACTTTTTGCATTTGTAACAGATATGCACAAAAAGAACTATTCATCAGAGATGCTCTTTTTCTGCACATGGACTGCTATAATTCTGATACTGACACTTTATCAAAGACGATTTGCATATATGCTTGCAATAAACTTCGCAATCCTATCAGGATACTTTACAAACACTCTCTACAATATATGGAAAAACGAGCAAGAACAAAACAAAAAAAGAAAAACAAAAAAAGAAGCTTCAAAAACGCCTTTATGGGAAACTATCACAAATATAACAATCATCTCAATATTTATGATCATAATCTCATTCTTTTTCTTTGCACCGATTGTTGACACCGTGAGCAATCCGGGAATTCCATCAGCTGACTGGCAGGAATCACTGAACTGGCTAGAATCAAACAGTCTGGAAACCTCATTTTATCTTGAAATGAATAATTCTCCAGAGTATGGAGTTTTGAGCTGGTGGGACTATGGGAACTGGATACTCTATATGGCAAAAAGACCTGTAGTTGCAAACAATTTCCAGACAGGAGTTGAAGATTCGGCTCGCTTCTTCATCACATCAAACAGATCAGAGTCTTTGTCCATACTTGAGAAAAGAAATGTGAAATATGTGATTACTGACAATTTAATGACTACAGGAAAATTCAAATCTATATTTGATATCTCAGGAGAAAGCTCCTACAAAGGAAAGGAAATTGAGGAATTTATTCAAGGAGAAGACTTTCTAAAAACAACCTTATTTAAGTTACATCTGTTCGATGGATCTGGTATAGGTTACCTCCGACTGATCCATGAATCAGAATGGGGAGGCTTAAATGAAGGAGTATACAATTTTTACCAAAACTATACCTATAACAAAAATGTAAAAGTTTTTGAATATGTACCGGGCGCCATAGTTGAAGGTTTTGCCAACCCTGAACAGAAAGTATACGCAAGAACAAATGTAACTCTAAGTAACGGACGTGTTTTTGAGTACCAGAATGAAGCTACTGCAAATGAATCAGGGTGGTACGAGTTAAAACTTCCATATTCAACAATAGACACACCATACAACTCTACCGTAGAAAACTATCGTATCACAGTAGATGTAAATTCAAGCCTTGTTAAAGAAGTACATGTTACTGAAAAAGATGTGATGTCAGGCAATAGACTGAGAACTGATTTAAGTTAA
- a CDS encoding HAD family hydrolase, whose amino-acid sequence MIKALIFDMDGVLIDSMHLHALAWKNAFMEAGISIDERDIFALEGENDTGIVKRVLGINGNDSTDMETILATVPARKHQLFDRNSITMFDGIDDMLRQVKDKFRLAVVSGSDKKIVEIIMEKYFPGMIDVIVSGDDTKNGKPAPDPYNKAVEMLGISKEKCIVVENAILGVESAKNAGIFTVGIPTYLTRKELEHADIVLHDHEELFRFIELLMRMLQGN is encoded by the coding sequence GTGATAAAAGCGCTGATTTTTGATATGGACGGGGTGCTGATCGACTCTATGCACCTGCATGCACTTGCATGGAAAAACGCATTTATGGAGGCCGGGATCTCCATAGATGAAAGAGACATATTCGCCCTTGAAGGTGAAAATGATACAGGGATAGTGAAAAGAGTCCTTGGGATTAATGGAAATGATTCCACAGACATGGAAACAATACTTGCAACAGTACCTGCAAGAAAACATCAGCTTTTTGACAGGAACAGCATCACCATGTTTGATGGTATCGATGATATGCTCCGGCAAGTCAAAGACAAATTCAGGCTCGCAGTTGTTTCGGGTTCCGACAAAAAAATAGTGGAAATTATAATGGAGAAATATTTCCCCGGAATGATTGATGTGATCGTCAGTGGTGATGATACAAAAAACGGAAAACCAGCACCAGACCCATACAATAAAGCTGTTGAGATGCTTGGCATCAGCAAAGAAAAGTGTATAGTCGTGGAAAACGCAATCCTTGGCGTTGAATCTGCCAAAAATGCAGGAATATTCACTGTAGGCATACCCACCTACCTTACCAGAAAAGAACTCGAACATGCTGACATAGTCCTGCATGATCATGAGGAATTATTCCGATTTATAGAGTTACTGATGAGAATGTTACAAGGAAACTGA
- a CDS encoding cryptochrome/photolyase family protein, which translates to MAKKYGLSLFIFRRDLRVDDNTTLNIAMEKSEWVIPCFIFDPRLADKNRKNFNYNSFQFLLESLGDLDKQLESRNGKLFLFSGLPEDVIGDFNDKHRIEAVFFNKDYTPFSKKRDDVILKTCKDSGIDVVSCHDALLHEPGTVLTNEGKTYSVFSQFFKKATQRKIPLPSMQEGGFYSVNPDIPQVFLSDFSIDRNPSLFTKGGRNHALSILQEIADFRNYDNERDYPSISGTTGLSAHNKLGTISIREFYHYVENELGPDHTLINELYWRDFFTHIAVAHPYVFTRAFKKKFDSLSWSNDEKLFDEWCKGQTGFPIVDAGMRELNTTGYMHNRVRMIVASFLVKDLHIDWRWGERYFASKLVDYDPCVNNGNWQWAASTGADSQPYFRIFNPWLQQKKFDPECLYIKKWIPELEGLSPKAIHSMDKGQQLPGVDYPQPIVEHSKERNVALVDFKSIE; encoded by the coding sequence TTGGCAAAAAAATACGGATTATCTTTGTTCATATTCAGACGTGACCTCAGGGTGGATGATAATACTACTTTGAACATTGCGATGGAAAAGTCTGAGTGGGTAATTCCTTGTTTTATTTTTGATCCAAGACTTGCTGATAAGAACAGAAAAAATTTCAATTACAATTCATTCCAGTTCCTGTTGGAATCTCTTGGAGACCTGGATAAGCAACTTGAATCCAGAAATGGCAAACTTTTCTTATTCTCCGGTCTGCCTGAGGATGTCATTGGGGATTTTAACGATAAACATAGAATTGAAGCTGTATTTTTCAACAAGGATTACACTCCTTTCAGCAAGAAACGTGATGATGTGATTCTGAAAACCTGTAAGGATTCAGGTATCGATGTTGTAAGCTGCCATGATGCTTTATTACATGAGCCTGGTACTGTGCTTACAAACGAAGGAAAAACCTATTCTGTGTTCTCCCAGTTCTTCAAAAAAGCTACGCAAAGGAAGATTCCGTTGCCGTCGATGCAGGAAGGAGGCTTCTATTCTGTTAATCCGGATATACCTCAGGTTTTTCTTTCTGATTTTTCAATTGACAGGAATCCTTCTCTTTTCACAAAAGGAGGCAGAAATCATGCTCTTTCGATCCTTCAGGAAATCGCTGATTTCAGGAATTATGACAACGAACGTGATTATCCGTCAATATCAGGTACTACAGGACTTTCAGCTCACAATAAACTTGGGACTATATCAATACGCGAATTCTATCATTATGTGGAAAACGAATTAGGTCCGGATCACACCCTTATAAATGAACTTTACTGGCGTGATTTCTTCACTCATATTGCTGTTGCCCATCCATATGTTTTCACCCGTGCTTTTAAGAAGAAATTCGACTCACTTTCATGGTCGAATGATGAAAAGTTATTTGATGAATGGTGTAAAGGACAAACCGGTTTTCCAATTGTAGATGCAGGAATGAGGGAACTTAACACTACAGGATACATGCATAACCGTGTGAGAATGATTGTTGCATCTTTCCTTGTAAAGGATCTGCACATTGACTGGAGGTGGGGTGAACGATATTTTGCCAGCAAGCTTGTGGATTATGATCCTTGTGTGAACAATGGAAACTGGCAGTGGGCTGCATCAACAGGTGCGGATTCACAGCCATATTTCAGGATATTCAATCCCTGGCTGCAGCAGAAGAAGTTCGATCCTGAGTGTCTGTATATCAAAAAGTGGATTCCTGAACTGGAAGGTCTTTCTCCAAAAGCCATTCATTCCATGGATAAGGGACAGCAACTTCCCGGAGTTGATTATCCACAACCAATTGTGGAGCACTCTAAGGAGAGGAATGTGGCACTTGTGGATTTTAAATCAATAGAATAA
- the wecB gene encoding non-hydrolyzing UDP-N-acetylglucosamine 2-epimerase, whose protein sequence is MSRTFFREECEGDCENVGWGELVKWRELQMKIAIILGTRPEIVKMSSIIRECQRKKLDFFILHTGQHYSYEMDKAFFDDLELPSPKYNLDVGSGSHAVQTGKIMEGIENILMEEVPDVVLVQGDTNTVLAGALAASKINVKVGHVEAGLRSYDRTMPEEINRVVTDHISDYLLAPTGNSKKYLLAEGIPEEKIFVTGNTVVDAVYQNLEIARNNGDVLKKYGLTEKNYLLATVHRAENTDDSKRLRSIFTGFEQVYQDLGLPILFPAHPRTVKMIKEFGLSVPGGISIVHPLGYLDFLQLEAGAKLILTDSGGLQEEACIMGVPCVTLRDNTERPETLRVGSNLLAGVDSNRIFEYAKMMIDKENTWDNPFGDGKAAEKIIIALE, encoded by the coding sequence GTGTCCAGAACATTCTTCAGAGAGGAGTGTGAGGGAGACTGTGAGAACGTTGGTTGGGGAGAGCTTGTTAAATGGAGAGAGTTACAAATGAAAATAGCAATTATTTTAGGTACTAGGCCTGAGATCGTAAAAATGTCATCTATTATACGGGAATGTCAAAGGAAAAAACTCGATTTTTTTATTTTGCATACCGGACAGCATTATTCATATGAGATGGATAAAGCTTTTTTTGATGACTTAGAACTGCCTTCTCCAAAATATAACTTAGATGTCGGTTCTGGGAGCCATGCAGTGCAAACAGGTAAAATAATGGAAGGAATAGAAAATATCCTAATGGAGGAAGTACCTGATGTGGTACTTGTTCAGGGTGATACTAACACTGTTCTTGCAGGTGCTCTTGCAGCTTCCAAGATTAACGTAAAGGTTGGGCATGTTGAAGCCGGCTTAAGAAGTTATGATCGAACGATGCCTGAAGAAATAAATAGGGTAGTAACAGACCATATTTCTGATTATCTTTTGGCGCCTACCGGGAACTCGAAGAAGTATTTACTTGCTGAAGGCATCCCTGAAGAGAAGATCTTCGTCACGGGCAATACCGTCGTGGACGCCGTCTACCAGAATCTGGAGATAGCCCGGAATAACGGCGACGTGCTCAAAAAGTATGGCCTGACAGAGAAGAATTATTTACTCGCTACTGTACATCGCGCCGAAAACACCGACGACTCCAAGCGCCTTAGAAGTATCTTTACCGGCTTTGAGCAGGTCTACCAGGACCTTGGACTACCAATCCTATTTCCAGCCCATCCAAGAACGGTCAAGATGATCAAAGAGTTTGGACTGAGTGTGCCTGGAGGCATAAGCATAGTGCATCCCCTCGGCTACCTTGACTTCCTACAGCTGGAGGCTGGTGCGAAGTTGATACTTACAGATAGCGGCGGATTGCAGGAGGAGGCTTGTATTATGGGGGTGCCATGTGTTACGTTAAGAGATAACACTGAAAGGCCGGAAACACTGAGAGTAGGTTCCAATCTTCTGGCTGGAGTCGATTCTAATAGAATTTTTGAATATGCTAAAATGATGATTGACAAGGAAAACACATGGGATAATCCTTTTGGAGACGGGAAGGCTGCTGAAAAGATAATTATCGCTTTGGAGTAA